CCTCGATGCGTGTCCCCTTGGCCAACGCGGCCGGACCGCGCTCCAGGATACGGCCGTTTTCCACGGCCACAAACGCGCCTTCCTCAAAGGCCTCATGGCGCGAGGCAATGCGGAAGCGCGACACCGAGGCGATGCTTGGCAGGGCCTCGCCGCGAAACCCGAAACTGGCGATGGTTTCCAGCTCGGCCATGGAGGTGATCTTGCTTGTGGCGTGGCGCGTGAGCGCCAGGGGCAGCTCTTCGGGCGTCATGCCGCCGCCGTCGTCGCTGACGATGAGGGCGGTGCGGCCACCGCCCTCGATGCTGGCCTCGATGCGGGAAGCTCCGGCATCAAGGCTGTTTTCCATAAGCTCTTTGAGCACGCTGGCCGGGCGTTCCACCACCTCGCCGGCGGCGATCTGGTTTTGCAGTTCCGGCGGCAGGATGCGGATGGTGCGATGGGTCGTGGCGTTTGACATGGTCCGTTTATACGCCTTTTCAACCCGCCCTGCCAGCCGGCTGATTCGGCTGGAAAACCGCTGCCGATGGGCGTAGGTACGGGCGGGTCGTCACCGTAAAGGAGCGTTTTATGCCCATCGAACACAACTACCTGCGCACCCTGGTCCGGGTCTCCAATATCGTTCGGAACTATGAATTGCTGTGCCGAAACGGCGGCCAGATCATTGCCGTGGTCAAGGCCGACGCCTACGGCCATGGGCTGGCGGAGACTGCTGCGGCCCTGGCCGCCGCCGGGTGTCAGGCCTTTGCCATCGGTTCGGTGGCCGAGGGCGCGGCCCTGCGCGAGGCGGGCCTTACCGCCGAGATCATCTCCCTGCTCGGGCCGGTCCTCCCGGAAGACGACACCCTGGCTATTGAAAAGGGCATCGTCCCCTTTATCCACGACTTTGCCCAACTCGATCGGCTGGCCGCCGCCTGCACGGCCCTGTCGCGCACGGCCCGGGTGGCGCTCAAATTCGACACCGGCATGGCTCGCCTGGGCTTTACCGAGGCCGACGCAGGAAGGCTCGCGGAGGTGCTCGGCAAGACGCCCTGCCTGGAAGTGGCCATGGTCAGTTCCCATCTGGCCACGGCGGATGATCCGGCCGCTTTTGACTTCGTGGCCGAGCAGGGGGCGCGTTTTGCCCGCATCTGCCAGACCCTGCGCCACGGCGGGCTGTCGTTTCGGGCCTCGCTGTGCAATTCCGCCGGCATCCTGGCCCACGCCGGCAGCATCGGCTTTGATGCCCGCCGGGCGGGTATTGCCCTCTACGGCGTCAATCCCTTTGCCGGCACCAGTCGTGCGGGCCTGGGCCTGGGCCTGTTGCCGGCCATGGAGACCACGACCCGCATTGTGTCGGTCCACGACCTGCCGCGCGGGGCGTCCGTCAGCTACGGTCGCACCTACGTGGCCGAGCGCGACATGCGGGTTGCCATCGTGGCTGCCGGCTACGCCGACGCCTACAGCCGGGGCCTTTCCAACAAGGGTTTTATGTGTCTGGCCGGCCGGCGCGTCCCCATCCTTGGCCGGGTGTGCATGCAGCTGACCGCCGTGGACGTCACCGGCCTTGACGTCGTCACGCCCGGCGACCAGATCCATCTGCTGGGCGGCGACGGCCCGGGGGCGATTACCGCCGACGAACTGGCCCTGTGGTGGGGGACCATTCCCTACGAGGTCTTTTGCCTGCTCGGGCTCAACCCTCGCCAGTACGTCTGAGGCCTTTGCCGGGCGGCTTGGTTGCAGGCATGGTTGCGCCACTGGTAGACAATTTGCTAGGGAGTTGCAGCAGTCCCGCAACCAAGGATGCATCGTTTCCGATCATGAAGCGCCACACCCTGTTTCTCAATATGTACAGCGCCATGCTCGACGCCCTGGGACCCAGCGGCTGGTGGCCGGCCAAGACGCCCTTTGAGATGGCCGTGGGCGCGATCCTCACCCAGAATACCAACTGGCAGGGGGCTGCCCGGGCCATGGACAACATCCGTTTGTCCGGCCGGCTCGATCCTGTGGCCCTCTACGAACTGCCGGACGGCGAGCTGGCCGAATTGCTGCGTCCGGCCGGCTATTTCCGGCTCAAGGCCGGTCGACTTAAAAATCTCCTGGCGCTCATTGTCGAAGATCTGGGCGGCGACATCCTCACCCTGGCCGACGCCGGGCTGGAGACGGCCCGGGAGCGGCTGCTGGCCGTCAAGGGGGTGGGGCCGGAGACCGCCGACAGTATCCTGCTCTATGGCCTGGGTCTGCCGAGCTTTGTGGTGGATGCCTACACCGCGCGTATTTGCTCCCGGCACGCGCTTGTCCCTGAAGACGCCTCCTATGATGAATTGCGCGAACTGTTTATGGACGCGCTGCCGGTCGACGTCGGGCTCTACAATGAATTCCATGCCCTGCTCGTGCGGGTGGGCAATGGCTGGTGCCGCCCGCGCGCGCCCAAATGCGACGCCTGTCCCCTGGGCCGGTTTTTGCCGTGACCCGCCGGGCCGTCTGCTTTTGTCTGGCGCTTCTTGGAGCCCTGGGCCTGACCCTGACTCTGACCGCAGGTCCGGCCCTGGCCCGCAAGCCGGTTGCGCCCGACCCGGCCGAGGCCCGGGCGCGCCTGGGCGAGGCCCGGGCCAGGGTGGCGGCCAGCGAGGCCGAGACCCGGCGCTTGTCCCGGCAGTTGGCGGCCTTGGAGGCGGCCCGCGACGGCGAGGGCAGGCGTCTGGCCTCTTTGCTGGCCGCCCTGTGGCCCCTTCGGGCCGAGAGTCTGGCCGCCGGCGGGCCTGCCGGCAGCGACTGGGCCGCATCCGATCGCCGCTACGTCTGGACCCGGTCGCTCTATGAAGCAGCGCTCACAGCCCGGCAGGCCTTCGACGCGGCTGCGGCCAAGGCCCGGCAGGGGCGTCTGGCCCGGGACGATGCGGCCCTGCGCCTGCTGGCCGGCCAGAAGGAATCGGATCGGGCCTTTTCCGATGCCGTGGCCACCCGGGTGCGCGAGCTGGAAAACGCCCCAGGGTATCGGGTGGACAATGGCGCGATCCTGCTCGGACAGGCCCTGGAATCGACGATCCCTCCAGGCGATCCGCAGGCCCCGGGGGCCGGGGGCGATGCCGGGCCGGCTGTTTTTGCCCCGCCGTCCGGCGGCTTGTCCTGGCCAACGCCCGGCAAGGTGCTCGTCCCCTTTGCCGCCGCCAACCAGGCTTACCGCCAGGGTATGGTTCTTGCAGCTCCACAGGGTTCGCCCGTGGTTGCCGCCGCGGCCGGCCGGGTGGTTTTTACCGGCACATTGCGCGGTCTTGGCCGAGTGGTCATCCTGACCCATGACGATCGCTGCCATACGGTCTACGCCTGCCTCGACAGCAGCGCGGTGTCCGTCGGCGAAGCCGTGTCCGGCGGGGCTTCCCTCGGGAGCAGCGGCTATTGCAACCAGATGCGGGCTTCCGGCGTCTATTTCGAATTGCGTTTTCGGGAAAAAGCCCTTAATCCGGCGGAGTGGCTTGCCGTCAGGCGCTAGGGCTTGCTTCTGGCCGGCGGCGTGGGATTTACCCACAGCTCCGGCCGTTTCGAGGTCCGTCAGTTTCGTGGAGGAGATGGTATGCGTTTTTTGACCAAAGTGTCGTGTTCCCTGGCCGTCTGCCTGGCCCTTGGCTCCGCTGCCTTTGCCGCTGCGAAACCTGAGGAAGACCGGTTTGCACCGCTCAAGCGCTTCAGCCAGGTCATGGATCTGGTGGAAAATCATTACGTCAAGCCCGTGACCCGCAATGAACTGATCGATGGGGCCATTGTCGGGATGCTCCAACAACTCGATCCCCATTCGAGCTTTTTGTCCAAAGACGAATTCAAGGAGATGCAGGTCAGCACCTCTGGCGAATTTGGCGGCATCGGCATCGAGATCAGCATGGAAAACGGCCGCCTGACCGTTATTTCCCCCATTGACGACACGCCGGCCGACAAGGCCGGCATCAAGTCCGGCGACGTCATTTTGGAGATCGAAGGCGAGTCCACCCAGGACATGACCCTGGTCGACGCCGTGCAGAAGATTCGCGGCCCCA
This window of the Desulfovibrio sp. TomC genome carries:
- the alr gene encoding alanine racemase; amino-acid sequence: MPIEHNYLRTLVRVSNIVRNYELLCRNGGQIIAVVKADAYGHGLAETAAALAAAGCQAFAIGSVAEGAALREAGLTAEIISLLGPVLPEDDTLAIEKGIVPFIHDFAQLDRLAAACTALSRTARVALKFDTGMARLGFTEADAGRLAEVLGKTPCLEVAMVSSHLATADDPAAFDFVAEQGARFARICQTLRHGGLSFRASLCNSAGILAHAGSIGFDARRAGIALYGVNPFAGTSRAGLGLGLLPAMETTTRIVSVHDLPRGASVSYGRTYVAERDMRVAIVAAGYADAYSRGLSNKGFMCLAGRRVPILGRVCMQLTAVDVTGLDVVTPGDQIHLLGGDGPGAITADELALWWGTIPYEVFCLLGLNPRQYV
- a CDS encoding endonuclease III domain-containing protein, producing MKRHTLFLNMYSAMLDALGPSGWWPAKTPFEMAVGAILTQNTNWQGAARAMDNIRLSGRLDPVALYELPDGELAELLRPAGYFRLKAGRLKNLLALIVEDLGGDILTLADAGLETARERLLAVKGVGPETADSILLYGLGLPSFVVDAYTARICSRHALVPEDASYDELRELFMDALPVDVGLYNEFHALLVRVGNGWCRPRAPKCDACPLGRFLP
- a CDS encoding murein hydrolase activator EnvC family protein: MRRLSPGPVFAVTRRAVCFCLALLGALGLTLTLTAGPALARKPVAPDPAEARARLGEARARVAASEAETRRLSRQLAALEAARDGEGRRLASLLAALWPLRAESLAAGGPAGSDWAASDRRYVWTRSLYEAALTARQAFDAAAAKARQGRLARDDAALRLLAGQKESDRAFSDAVATRVRELENAPGYRVDNGAILLGQALESTIPPGDPQAPGAGGDAGPAVFAPPSGGLSWPTPGKVLVPFAAANQAYRQGMVLAAPQGSPVVAAAAGRVVFTGTLRGLGRVVILTHDDRCHTVYACLDSSAVSVGEAVSGGASLGSSGYCNQMRASGVYFELRFREKALNPAEWLAVRR